One stretch of Armatimonadota bacterium DNA includes these proteins:
- a CDS encoding DUF1801 domain-containing protein: protein MAAEGKPETVDEYINSGPAEMQALARAVRGFIQEVVPDCTEKLNPWSVPEYNAHGPLCGFQIATRHITFLFVRGNFVHDPAALLEGTGKSCRHVKVKSQADLQRPEMRELLLNAVTYNRSLTAE, encoded by the coding sequence ATGGCGGCAGAAGGCAAACCTGAAACGGTGGACGAGTACATCAACTCCGGCCCCGCCGAAATGCAGGCTCTGGCGCGGGCCGTGCGCGGATTCATCCAGGAAGTCGTCCCGGATTGCACCGAAAAACTGAACCCGTGGTCGGTGCCCGAATACAACGCACACGGCCCGCTGTGCGGCTTTCAGATAGCAACCCGCCACATTACATTCCTGTTCGTACGCGGTAACTTCGTGCATGACCCGGCAGCGCTCCTCGAGGGTACCGGCAAGAGCTGCCGCCACGTAAAAGTGAAGTCGCAAGCCGATCTTCAGCGACCGGAAATGCGCGAGCTGCTATTGAACGCGGTAACCTACAACCGGAGCCTGACCGCCGAGTGA
- a CDS encoding exo-alpha-sialidase: MDHYLAEFRSFGRRWGFVALTALLLAPAGGQTLPRVICQRLQSGAIQPQSAVDSSGRVHVVFYRGPAQAGNLYYERLAQDGAVQVGPIRVNSVPGTALATGTVRAAQIAVGRGGAVYVAFNGLGPKSAAGYPEMYEAFTRIPAGGSSFLPQRNLVSRAGGLDGGGSVAADGRGNVWVAWHALAGARSEARAGVWLAHSHDDGITFSPEHRIDPGELGACGCCGMRMLAGGNGLLAVLYRTARAGVERDTMLLVSHDDGASFSANILDRWRISACPMSTYSLLLSAGRLFAAWETHGQVRMARIGANGRAAYAPVGPASDSARHPVLAAAPDGTILLAWAQGSGWEQGGSVGWQLYRPDGTPLGAAGSAAGLPVWGIATGWYDGSSGFRLLW, translated from the coding sequence GTGGATCACTACCTCGCCGAGTTCCGCAGCTTTGGCCGGCGTTGGGGCTTTGTGGCGCTGACTGCGCTGCTTCTCGCGCCTGCCGGCGGCCAGACTTTGCCGCGGGTGATCTGCCAGCGTCTTCAGTCCGGCGCCATCCAGCCGCAGTCAGCCGTGGATTCGAGCGGGCGCGTTCATGTGGTGTTTTACCGCGGCCCGGCACAGGCCGGCAACCTCTATTATGAACGCCTTGCGCAGGATGGCGCGGTGCAGGTCGGCCCAATCCGGGTCAATTCCGTACCGGGCACTGCCCTTGCCACCGGGACGGTACGCGCTGCACAGATTGCGGTTGGGCGAGGCGGAGCCGTCTACGTGGCGTTCAACGGCCTTGGGCCGAAGTCGGCGGCCGGCTATCCGGAAATGTACGAGGCGTTTACGCGTATACCTGCCGGGGGCAGCTCTTTCCTGCCGCAGCGGAACCTGGTATCTCGCGCCGGCGGGCTGGATGGTGGCGGCTCGGTAGCGGCCGACGGGCGTGGAAACGTTTGGGTTGCCTGGCATGCGCTGGCTGGCGCCCGCAGCGAAGCTCGCGCCGGAGTCTGGCTGGCGCATTCGCACGACGACGGCATAACCTTTTCACCGGAACACAGGATCGATCCTGGCGAATTGGGCGCCTGCGGGTGCTGCGGAATGCGAATGCTGGCGGGAGGAAACGGCCTGTTGGCTGTGCTGTATCGCACGGCGCGCGCCGGTGTGGAACGCGATACGATGCTCCTGGTTTCGCACGATGACGGCGCGTCTTTCAGCGCCAACATCCTGGACCGTTGGCGAATTAGCGCGTGCCCGATGAGCACCTACAGCCTGTTACTGTCCGCCGGAAGGCTGTTTGCCGCGTGGGAGACGCACGGGCAGGTACGCATGGCGCGAATAGGCGCAAATGGTCGCGCTGCGTATGCACCGGTGGGCCCAGCGTCCGATTCTGCCAGGCACCCGGTACTCGCGGCGGCACCCGATGGCACGATACTGCTCGCGTGGGCCCAGGGTTCCGGCTGGGAACAGGGCGGGAGCGTGGGCTGGCAGCTTTACCGACCGGATGGTACGCCATTGGGCGCGGCAGGCAGTGCTGCAGGCCTTCCGGTGTGGGGCATCGCGACCGGCTGGTACGACGGCAGTTCCGGCTTCCGACTGCTCTGGTGA
- a CDS encoding prepilin-type N-terminal cleavage/methylation domain-containing protein, with product MAAAQQVISPRRRAGFTLIELLVVIAIIAILAAILFPVFAQAREKARQTVCLSNEKELGLAFGLYVEDYDETFPMDQYDAYMTGGAPDDTSLIFWTDVLYPYIKNGDRYGNYTWGVDGVYVCPSYPQPIYGVPYGGNYALMPDGLMSWTFGTALTPPGRLADLQTPSDTVELDEQGVNDAQWTYGMFYPEEDLWTDTVGNPPGSVNGQHYDLIYGDCDATPAQIAIGNGTYGGCGTYPRYRHTNSSNFTFCDGHTKSMARGQLNWYKNIYVAGLMPPPY from the coding sequence ATGGCTGCAGCGCAGCAGGTCATTTCTCCCCGCCGGCGTGCCGGCTTCACACTCATCGAATTACTAGTAGTTATAGCTATTATTGCTATATTAGCGGCAATCCTGTTTCCCGTGTTTGCACAAGCCCGAGAAAAGGCCCGACAGACTGTTTGCCTCTCCAACGAGAAGGAACTTGGACTTGCGTTTGGCCTGTATGTGGAAGACTACGACGAAACGTTCCCCATGGATCAGTACGACGCGTATATGACGGGCGGCGCGCCCGACGATACATCGCTGATCTTTTGGACCGATGTTCTCTATCCGTACATCAAGAATGGTGACCGGTACGGCAACTACACCTGGGGTGTCGACGGCGTCTACGTTTGCCCCTCCTACCCACAGCCGATCTATGGCGTGCCCTATGGTGGCAACTACGCCCTGATGCCCGACGGCCTTATGAGCTGGACTTTCGGCACGGCCCTTACGCCGCCCGGCCGTCTGGCCGATCTGCAGACGCCCTCGGATACCGTAGAGCTGGACGAGCAGGGCGTGAATGACGCCCAGTGGACGTACGGCATGTTCTATCCGGAAGAGGACCTATGGACCGATACCGTGGGCAACCCGCCGGGCTCCGTGAACGGCCAGCATTACGATCTGATTTACGGTGACTGTGACGCTACGCCGGCCCAAATCGCTATCGGTAACGGCACGTATGGCGGTTGCGGTACCTACCCGCGCTACCGGCACACCAACTCTTCCAACTTCACCTTCTGCGACGGGCACACCAAGTCGATGGCGCGAGGGCAGTTGAACTGGTACAAGAACATCTACGTGGCCGGGCTGATGCCCCCGCCGTACTGA
- the pgl gene encoding 6-phosphogluconolactonase, whose amino-acid sequence MKRVVVSPTLQEVADSAVELVAELAAEAIAARGSFRLALSGGNAPRAMYRTLARPEVASQIDWSRTHIFVSDERCVPISQPESNWGAAAALFVNSLQVPPENLHPAWVPQQSPEQLAARYEREIGEEFGLPPGPAPSFDLIFLGLGDDGHTASLFPGNPSLNVTDRWVVASAPGTLPPPVDRITFTYPLINAATCVVLLVTGAAKARIVNQVVNGPCNPELHPACGVMPQAGDLVWLVDEAASAAFRTH is encoded by the coding sequence ATGAAACGGGTCGTTGTTTCGCCCACATTGCAAGAGGTCGCCGACTCCGCCGTCGAGCTGGTTGCCGAACTGGCTGCGGAAGCGATCGCCGCGCGTGGTAGCTTCCGCCTCGCACTATCCGGTGGTAATGCCCCGCGCGCCATGTATCGCACGCTGGCCAGGCCGGAGGTCGCATCGCAAATCGATTGGTCACGCACGCACATCTTCGTCAGTGATGAGCGGTGCGTGCCCATCAGTCAGCCGGAGAGCAATTGGGGCGCAGCAGCCGCGCTGTTTGTCAATAGCCTTCAGGTCCCACCCGAAAACCTGCATCCTGCCTGGGTACCGCAGCAGTCGCCGGAGCAACTTGCCGCTCGCTACGAACGTGAAATCGGTGAGGAGTTCGGCTTGCCGCCGGGACCCGCGCCATCGTTTGACCTCATTTTTCTCGGGTTGGGAGATGACGGCCACACCGCATCGCTCTTTCCAGGCAACCCATCGCTGAATGTCACCGACCGCTGGGTTGTGGCCTCTGCACCGGGAACACTGCCGCCGCCGGTTGATCGGATCACGTTCACCTATCCGCTCATCAACGCCGCAACCTGCGTAGTACTGTTGGTGACCGGCGCCGCTAAAGCGCGTATTGTCAACCAGGTGGTCAACGGGCCCTGTAACCCCGAGCTCCATCCGGCCTGCGGCGTGATGCCACAAGCGGGCGACCTGGTGTGGCTGGTGGATGAAGCAGCGTCAGCAGCATTTCGAACGCATTAG
- a CDS encoding redoxin family protein, whose protein sequence is MRLKLFPLFACAALAASAAALASNTLNVGDIAPPLKVIKWVKGTPFTSFQPGKVYVVEFWATWCGPCKESIPHITQLAAQYKGKVTFTGVDSFEHLKDQATTLSTVTKFVDSMGAKMNYNVAVDGMDGYMGKNWMVAAGENGIPTAFVVGRTGKIAWIGHPMNLGPVLPKILDGTFDSKAFAAQRTAEHQKEQEFTDAMKPVGQFAGSNQPQQALDALNKVLAEHPDYADRVAPFKYSLLLHTNEAGAYAFARQLEAGTYKDSAGGLNMLAANIVADPSLKTPDYNLALELIQKADGLTTHSNPGVLMTLAATYSKLGQNDKAVTAQQDAIKALDASGQATADDKAQFAATLKQYQDAASKTHTK, encoded by the coding sequence ATGCGACTCAAGCTTTTCCCGCTGTTTGCCTGCGCCGCGCTGGCCGCTTCGGCCGCAGCGCTGGCAAGCAACACGCTCAATGTAGGCGACATCGCCCCACCGCTCAAGGTGATCAAGTGGGTGAAGGGCACTCCGTTCACCAGTTTCCAGCCGGGCAAAGTATACGTGGTGGAGTTTTGGGCCACGTGGTGCGGGCCGTGCAAGGAATCGATTCCGCACATCACGCAGCTGGCTGCACAGTACAAGGGAAAGGTGACCTTCACCGGTGTGGATTCGTTTGAGCACCTGAAGGATCAGGCAACCACGCTGAGCACCGTCACCAAGTTTGTGGACAGCATGGGCGCCAAGATGAACTACAACGTAGCCGTAGACGGCATGGATGGCTACATGGGGAAGAACTGGATGGTAGCTGCCGGCGAGAACGGCATACCCACAGCATTTGTTGTGGGACGCACCGGCAAGATTGCCTGGATCGGCCATCCGATGAATCTCGGCCCGGTACTGCCGAAGATCCTGGACGGCACGTTCGATTCAAAGGCATTCGCCGCGCAGCGCACGGCCGAGCACCAGAAGGAGCAGGAGTTTACCGACGCGATGAAGCCGGTTGGCCAGTTCGCGGGTTCAAATCAGCCACAGCAGGCGCTGGACGCGCTGAACAAGGTGCTGGCGGAGCACCCGGACTACGCCGACCGGGTGGCGCCATTCAAGTACTCGCTGCTGCTCCACACCAACGAGGCAGGCGCCTACGCATTTGCGCGCCAGCTGGAAGCGGGCACTTACAAGGATAGCGCCGGCGGATTGAATATGCTGGCGGCCAACATCGTTGCCGACCCCTCGCTCAAGACTCCAGACTACAACCTGGCGCTGGAGTTGATCCAAAAGGCGGATGGGTTAACCACGCACAGCAATCCGGGAGTATTGATGACGCTGGCTGCCACCTACTCCAAGCTGGGCCAGAACGACAAGGCCGTAACGGCGCAGCAGGACGCAATCAAAGCGCTCGATGCTTCCGGACAGGCGACTGCGGATGACAAGGCTCAGTTCGCCGCAACTCTGAAGCAGTATCAGGACGCCGCGTCCAAGACGCACACGAAGTAA
- a CDS encoding TlpA family protein disulfide reductase has protein sequence MMRRAGPAALLLSAPALCMGLAHSRIAAPPTLNIGSQAPAISGVTWLHGGPVTRYVPGHIYVLEFWATWCEPCRQTFPYLAALASRYHGKLTVVAVDSFERVTPGGASAPALVKRFASGISGGMPYPIAIDGPERTMARQWLLRSGETAIPVAFVVDGRGRLAWVGFPMNVGPVVQAMAAGTWNLAAFARQRNAANAEDAAKQSVLTAVAVLVRANKPGPALATLNRGITAHPALAPGFGLLKFHLMLMAGDPNACNFGLKLAESQYAADANTLDQIGTAIVKSRRVKNANYKIAVEIEDQANQLSGRTSCVMLDDLAAARFKAGDAAGAAAAEREALDRAGAIQVVGQPSGGSGKSEAEDLAIQIRQHFTNRLNFYLAAARSRK, from the coding sequence ATGATGCGAAGGGCGGGGCCAGCGGCACTTTTGCTATCGGCGCCCGCCCTTTGCATGGGTCTCGCCCACTCGCGCATTGCCGCGCCACCCACGCTGAACATCGGTTCGCAGGCGCCCGCGATCAGCGGCGTTACGTGGCTGCATGGCGGGCCGGTAACGCGTTATGTGCCGGGTCACATCTACGTGCTCGAGTTCTGGGCAACCTGGTGCGAGCCATGCAGGCAGACGTTTCCCTATCTCGCCGCTCTTGCTTCCCGGTACCACGGCAAGCTCACCGTGGTCGCCGTCGACTCCTTCGAGCGCGTCACGCCGGGCGGCGCTTCGGCGCCCGCGCTGGTCAAGCGATTTGCCTCCGGCATTTCGGGCGGCATGCCATACCCCATCGCGATCGATGGCCCAGAACGCACGATGGCGCGGCAGTGGCTGCTGCGCTCCGGTGAGACCGCCATTCCGGTGGCGTTCGTTGTGGATGGGCGTGGGAGGCTGGCATGGGTCGGCTTTCCGATGAATGTAGGGCCCGTTGTGCAGGCAATGGCCGCAGGTACCTGGAACCTGGCGGCGTTTGCCCGGCAGCGCAACGCGGCGAACGCAGAGGACGCCGCAAAGCAGAGCGTACTGACGGCTGTAGCCGTACTGGTACGTGCAAACAAACCCGGTCCGGCGCTGGCGACGCTGAACCGTGGAATCACAGCGCACCCCGCACTGGCGCCTGGTTTCGGCCTCCTGAAGTTTCATCTGATGCTGATGGCAGGCGATCCGAACGCCTGCAACTTTGGCCTGAAGCTGGCGGAAAGCCAATACGCGGCCGACGCCAACACGCTGGACCAGATTGGCACCGCGATTGTAAAAAGCCGGCGAGTAAAGAATGCCAACTACAAGATTGCGGTGGAGATTGAGGACCAGGCGAACCAGTTGAGTGGGCGCACCAGCTGCGTAATGCTGGATGACCTGGCGGCGGCACGGTTCAAGGCCGGCGACGCAGCAGGCGCAGCCGCGGCGGAGCGCGAGGCGCTGGATCGGGCCGGGGCCATCCAGGTGGTCGGCCAGCCGTCCGGCGGTAGCGGCAAGTCTGAGGCTGAGGACCTTGCCATACAGATTCGGCAGCACTTCACCAACCGGCTCAACTTCTATCTTGCCGCCGCACGATCGCGAAAGTGA
- a CDS encoding M1 family metallopeptidase: MTSPVHRGSAWLRLLAALLLAPACGLTLQGCGAPASAGTRQTVPPGESQWLPPIATLHPPFVPTFHDEHIALRIDVDPAGETITGAASHTITALATPLSRIQLDAGAELQIRSCAIDGRPVPFVHQQESLVVKPVRPIPAGHSVTLHIAWTLTGGPANAGPNGTLGWKWVEPGLRSGVAAVGFWTQGETNGNHLWAPMVDHPNVKTTVDEIVTVPAGWACIGNGSLVSDVSHRGAGTHTIHWQLKEPIATYLISLAGGAMDEKHTEWHGIPLTYAVPAGQGAALDASFGNTPDILSFYTGVLHVAFPWPKLAQTAVPGFNGGMENASAITYGTSILSRPGAANYPSSYFTSHEIAHQWFGDLVTCKDWGDIWLNEGFATFMQLQYFRHAFGKAAFDGARENDLRTVLAEATRYERPLSCLTYRQRDMLFDSCSYQKGALVLDLLRRTMGDTRFWHAIRLYLTRYRFGNANSRDFERAMAQGGGMDLSTFFRQWVFLPGHPIISGEWTWNAATGHVVVTAEQRTSIASGPAVWNVPLKIAVDTAGGKTAEFTETFDQDNQSWSLPVGAHPTAVRLDPDHILPGEVEQPKEGAAG, from the coding sequence ATGACTTCTCCCGTCCATCGAGGCTCTGCCTGGCTGCGCCTCCTCGCCGCACTACTGCTCGCCCCGGCTTGTGGGTTGACGCTTCAGGGCTGTGGCGCACCGGCGTCGGCCGGAACGCGGCAGACCGTACCGCCCGGAGAGTCGCAATGGCTGCCCCCAATCGCGACCTTGCACCCGCCATTCGTCCCGACGTTCCACGACGAGCACATCGCACTTCGCATTGACGTCGACCCAGCGGGCGAGACGATCACCGGCGCGGCCAGCCATACCATTACTGCGCTGGCGACGCCGCTTTCGCGGATCCAGCTGGATGCCGGCGCCGAACTACAGATCCGATCCTGCGCGATTGATGGACGCCCCGTACCGTTTGTTCACCAGCAGGAGAGCCTCGTTGTCAAGCCGGTACGGCCGATTCCGGCCGGCCACTCTGTAACGCTCCATATCGCGTGGACGCTCACCGGCGGACCTGCGAACGCCGGGCCAAACGGTACGCTCGGCTGGAAGTGGGTTGAGCCGGGGCTGCGATCGGGGGTAGCCGCGGTTGGGTTCTGGACTCAGGGTGAAACGAACGGGAATCACCTGTGGGCGCCGATGGTCGACCATCCCAATGTGAAGACCACCGTGGATGAGATCGTTACCGTGCCGGCCGGCTGGGCGTGCATCGGGAACGGCAGTCTGGTCAGCGACGTGTCGCATCGCGGAGCGGGCACGCACACCATCCACTGGCAGTTGAAGGAGCCTATCGCAACATATTTGATCTCGCTGGCAGGCGGCGCGATGGACGAGAAGCACACCGAGTGGCATGGCATCCCGTTGACCTACGCCGTTCCGGCCGGCCAGGGCGCGGCGCTGGATGCCTCCTTCGGCAACACGCCCGACATTCTCTCGTTCTACACCGGCGTGCTGCATGTGGCGTTTCCGTGGCCAAAACTGGCTCAGACGGCTGTCCCCGGGTTCAACGGCGGCATGGAAAACGCAAGCGCCATCACGTACGGCACGTCCATACTCTCGAGGCCGGGCGCGGCCAACTACCCGTCCTCGTACTTCACGTCGCACGAAATCGCGCATCAGTGGTTTGGCGACCTGGTCACCTGCAAGGATTGGGGCGATATCTGGCTGAACGAGGGTTTTGCCACCTTTATGCAGCTGCAGTACTTCCGGCACGCGTTTGGTAAGGCCGCATTTGACGGTGCACGCGAAAACGACCTCAGGACGGTGCTCGCGGAAGCCACCCGGTACGAGAGACCGCTGAGCTGCCTGACCTACAGACAGCGAGATATGCTCTTTGACTCGTGCTCCTACCAGAAGGGCGCGCTGGTTCTGGACTTGCTGCGGCGCACAATGGGTGACACCAGATTCTGGCACGCCATACGACTGTACTTGACCCGTTACCGGTTCGGCAATGCCAATTCGCGCGATTTCGAGCGTGCAATGGCACAGGGCGGGGGCATGGATCTCAGCACATTCTTCCGCCAATGGGTGTTTCTGCCCGGTCATCCAATCATTTCCGGCGAATGGACATGGAACGCTGCCACCGGCCACGTGGTTGTAACGGCGGAGCAGCGCACCAGCATTGCATCCGGTCCGGCAGTCTGGAACGTGCCTCTGAAGATCGCCGTCGATACCGCTGGCGGCAAAACCGCCGAATTCACGGAGACCTTTGACCAGGACAACCAGAGTTGGTCGCTACCGGTAGGCGCGCACCCAACCGCGGTACGGCTGGACCCGGACCACATCCTGCCGGGCGAAGTGGAGCAGCCGAAAGAAGGCGCCGCCGGCTGA
- a CDS encoding metallophosphoesterase produces the protein MNRGWSFLALLACCAPVGLARGAAAPRPQAKLKTNFTFVVYGDTRGGYAVHRAIVADIVKLHPVLVLQTGDLVADGRSARLWRIYDQIVAPLHQNHILVYPARGNHDLGGNGYEEHVTDPFTSGTKLHYSLDYGNCHFVSLDSFEKYGAGSPQYKWLESDLAAADKASQHIFVFFHVSSWSVGLHGDSLPAQKWLDPLFEKYHVRAVFSGHDHIYYRTVRNGITYVVTGGGGAPLYPVDAGKGEITGDVAESVHNYVVCKVRGNVIVVTAYRLDGSVLDDFTLHAPGTIGY, from the coding sequence ATGAACAGGGGATGGAGCTTTTTGGCGCTGCTTGCTTGCTGCGCGCCGGTGGGTTTGGCTCGTGGCGCGGCCGCGCCGCGGCCGCAGGCGAAGCTCAAGACCAACTTTACGTTCGTTGTCTACGGAGATACTCGGGGCGGATACGCCGTGCATCGGGCAATTGTTGCCGATATCGTGAAGCTGCACCCGGTGCTGGTACTGCAGACCGGCGACCTGGTTGCCGATGGCCGCAGCGCCCGGCTCTGGAGGATCTACGATCAGATTGTGGCGCCACTGCATCAAAACCACATCCTCGTCTACCCAGCCAGGGGCAATCACGACCTGGGCGGCAATGGGTACGAAGAGCACGTCACCGATCCGTTTACATCCGGCACGAAGCTGCACTACTCGCTGGACTACGGCAACTGCCACTTTGTATCGCTCGACAGTTTTGAAAAGTACGGCGCCGGCAGTCCGCAATACAAATGGCTGGAGAGCGATCTCGCTGCGGCCGACAAGGCTTCGCAGCACATCTTCGTCTTCTTCCACGTCTCATCCTGGTCGGTTGGCCTCCACGGCGACAGCCTGCCCGCACAGAAGTGGTTGGATCCTCTTTTTGAGAAGTACCACGTGCGGGCGGTGTTTTCGGGGCATGACCACATCTACTACCGCACGGTGCGTAACGGCATCACCTATGTGGTCACCGGTGGTGGCGGCGCGCCGCTTTACCCGGTGGATGCGGGCAAGGGAGAGATAACGGGCGACGTGGCTGAGAGCGTTCACAACTACGTGGTCTGCAAGGTGCGCGGAAACGTGATTGTGGTTACAGCGTACCGGCTCGACGGATCGGTCCTCGACGACTTCACGCTGCACGCTCCCGGAACCATCGGCTACTGA
- a CDS encoding histidinol-phosphatase — translation MIGNYTAVDYQVHSRFSHDGRATIDQHCRRAIEIGLDEIGFSEHKDFDPQDPVVDYFQYQLWMKAIQKARERYEGRLTIRAGIEIDYQRWFEDEIGIWLQQHAFDFVIGSVHYVDRKMLMTPEYNAGRTAYTAWRDYLAAVRDSVAAGLFDIIGHMEYANRRGVAVWGLPEAGSLEDETNDVLRLAVKKRCALEINSAGLHQGIGVTYPCADTVRRYADLGGTLLSIGSDAHHPDQLGWKYQTVAELAIDCGLTTVTTWSNRKRLIRPLRPSGARDSRKAPPAPE, via the coding sequence ATGATAGGTAACTACACCGCTGTCGATTATCAGGTGCACAGCCGGTTCTCGCACGACGGCCGCGCCACCATCGATCAGCACTGCCGACGAGCTATCGAAATAGGCCTGGATGAGATCGGCTTTTCCGAGCATAAGGACTTCGATCCGCAAGATCCTGTTGTGGATTACTTCCAGTACCAGCTGTGGATGAAAGCGATCCAGAAGGCCAGGGAGAGATATGAGGGCCGGTTGACGATCCGGGCCGGTATCGAGATCGACTACCAACGCTGGTTTGAAGATGAGATCGGGATCTGGCTGCAGCAGCACGCGTTTGACTTTGTGATTGGCAGCGTGCACTACGTCGATCGAAAGATGCTGATGACGCCGGAGTACAACGCCGGCCGAACAGCCTACACGGCATGGCGCGACTATCTCGCCGCGGTGCGCGATTCGGTGGCGGCCGGCCTGTTCGATATCATTGGCCACATGGAGTATGCAAACCGTCGCGGAGTGGCCGTTTGGGGCCTGCCGGAAGCGGGCAGCCTGGAGGACGAAACCAACGACGTGCTGCGCCTCGCCGTGAAGAAGCGCTGCGCCCTCGAGATCAACTCTGCCGGCCTGCACCAGGGTATCGGCGTCACCTATCCGTGCGCCGATACGGTGCGCCGCTATGCGGACCTGGGCGGCACTCTGCTCTCAATCGGCTCCGACGCCCACCATCCCGACCAGCTCGGCTGGAAATACCAGACCGTGGCAGAGCTCGCCATAGATTGTGGCTTGACTACGGTGACCACCTGGTCGAACCGCAAGCGGCTTATCCGTCCACTGAGGCCATCGGGAGCGCGAGACTCACGCAAGGCGCCACCGGCGCCCGAGTGA
- a CDS encoding sigma-70 family RNA polymerase sigma factor — protein sequence MTDMPAPPSQAATDEQLFHRIRKGEQRAFGELVDRYADKIYRLTRRFTQNATEAEDLSQDIFIAVYTGIPRFLGRSTPGTWIYRIAMNQCLEYRRKRRIETLPLFEEVALSAAATEAGPEQLAEKSELRRRIERALTHLSPLHQQVILLHELHELTYQEVAAMLGIPVGTVKSRLANAFQKLRPLLADCADDGDESR from the coding sequence ATGACCGACATGCCCGCGCCGCCGAGCCAGGCGGCTACCGACGAGCAGCTTTTCCATCGCATCCGGAAGGGCGAGCAGCGGGCGTTCGGCGAGTTGGTGGATCGGTATGCCGACAAGATCTATCGCCTGACCCGGCGGTTCACACAGAACGCGACCGAGGCGGAAGACCTGTCGCAAGACATTTTCATAGCTGTTTACACCGGTATCCCGCGGTTCCTTGGCCGAAGTACACCCGGAACGTGGATCTATCGGATTGCGATGAACCAGTGTTTGGAGTATCGCCGCAAGCGGCGAATCGAAACGCTCCCGCTGTTCGAGGAGGTAGCGCTCTCAGCCGCGGCTACCGAAGCGGGACCGGAACAACTGGCGGAGAAATCGGAACTGCGCAGGCGTATCGAGCGTGCGCTGACGCACCTTTCGCCGCTTCACCAGCAGGTGATCCTGCTGCATGAACTGCACGAGCTGACATACCAGGAGGTGGCCGCGATGCTCGGTATACCGGTAGGGACCGTAAAGTCACGCCTGGCGAATGCCTTTCAAAAGCTCCGCCCGCTTCTGGCGGACTGCGCGGACGACGGAGACGAGTCAAGATGA
- a CDS encoding zf-HC2 domain-containing protein, which translates to MTRTQVGDSCPNGMAAEIKALADGELHGRRQRRAEAHLERCEACRSWDQWLRMAAVELRRTDTETASAALRARIIAAARSHPAERLAVQPRRRALLAGAGLVLAAAAAVAAPGLIHRLAQRTLPAHRTAAPTSPLPPVRVALPSRVPQTPTALSPDEVAVNREAERLYRARMQAAAQAANSASRPAPHRYAFSVPVSSGSDARAALLGWAAQSGARLESIHFQPARPAALNSGGIGAPADIRVLMRTSTRRLPQLRKLLGQLTLPAAAPDSASRPPVSPGPAPTAVVEIPPPHSVKAAAVAAAPRAGGGPPIRVLVILRLPVAPGK; encoded by the coding sequence ATGACACGCACGCAGGTTGGCGACAGCTGTCCGAACGGAATGGCGGCTGAGATCAAGGCGCTTGCGGATGGAGAGCTGCACGGCAGGCGGCAGCGCCGCGCCGAGGCGCACCTTGAGCGATGTGAGGCGTGCCGCAGCTGGGACCAGTGGTTGCGCATGGCTGCCGTGGAGCTTCGCCGTACGGATACCGAAACCGCTTCCGCCGCGCTCCGAGCCCGCATTATTGCGGCCGCCCGCTCGCACCCGGCTGAGCGGCTTGCCGTGCAGCCGCGCCGTCGCGCGCTGCTTGCGGGCGCCGGCCTTGTGCTGGCAGCGGCCGCTGCTGTCGCTGCGCCTGGTTTAATCCATCGGCTGGCGCAGCGAACCCTGCCTGCGCACCGCACCGCAGCGCCGACCTCGCCGCTGCCGCCGGTGCGGGTTGCGCTCCCGTCGCGTGTTCCGCAGACGCCAACGGCCCTCAGTCCGGATGAGGTCGCCGTCAACCGCGAAGCCGAGCGCCTGTACCGAGCGCGTATGCAGGCAGCCGCGCAAGCGGCAAACTCCGCAAGTCGCCCCGCGCCTCACCGTTACGCTTTTTCTGTACCGGTCTCCAGCGGCTCCGACGCTCGCGCCGCGCTCTTGGGCTGGGCAGCGCAAAGTGGGGCGCGGCTTGAGAGCATCCACTTCCAGCCGGCACGTCCGGCGGCATTGAACAGCGGAGGCATTGGTGCTCCGGCCGATATTCGGGTTCTAATGCGCACAAGCACGCGGCGACTGCCGCAACTCCGGAAGTTGCTGGGGCAGCTTACGTTACCGGCGGCCGCGCCCGACAGCGCATCCCGTCCGCCGGTTTCGCCGGGACCGGCCCCCACGGCCGTCGTGGAGATTCCGCCGCCACACAGCGTAAAGGCGGCCGCTGTAGCCGCTGCACCGCGAGCGGGCGGGGGCCCGCCGATACGGGTCCTGGTAATCCTTCGCTTGCCGGTCGCGCCGGGCAAATAA